The DNA region GACGATCTCGGCCCCGGCGAGACCCAGCGCACGCCAGCCCTCCGGGAAGTGCCGGTCGTAGCAGATGTAGACGCCGATCTTGCCGACCGCCGTGTCGAAGATCGGCCAACCCGCGTTGCCGGGACGGAAGTAGAACTTCTCCCAGAAGCCCTCGACCTGCGGGATGTGGTGCTTGCGGTACTTGCCGAGGTACGAGCCGTCGGCGTCGATCACCGCCGCGGTGTTGTAGAGGACGCCGGGCTGCTCCTCCTCGTACATCGGCAGCACGAGGACGATGCCCAGTTCCCTGGCGAGTGCCTGGAAGCGCTGGACGATCGGGCCCTCGGGGATCTGTTCGGCGTACTCGTAGAACGCCTTGTCCTGGACCTGGCAGAAATAGGGCCCGTAGAACAGCTCCTGGAAGCACAGGACCTGAGCACCCTGTGCGGCCGCGTCGCGGGCCGCCTGCTCGTGGACCTGGATCATCGATTCCTTGTCGCCCGTCCATGCGGTCTGGAAGACGGCGGCGCGGATCACTCTGCTCATCGGGACCTCCGGTCGCTCGGTGTGCGGCGAGCTTAGGAAGACCTGCGGGCGCGTTTGAGTTGCAGCGTGTCACGTCTGAGGGCGTGTGGCGTTCCACGGTGTCACCCTTGCGAAGGCCCATGTTTCACCACCGTTTTCCCAGGTCTTTCTGTGTTTCGGAGCTGTTGCGCGTCGGGGGTCTCAGCCTTGTTGCGCGTCGTGCGCGAGGAGGGCGATGTGCACGGAGGCCGCCTGCTCGAAGTCGTCGAGATCGACCCGCAGCCGCGCCTCTATCGCCTCCAGCCGCCGGTACAGCGCGGGCCGCGAGACGTGGTGGAGCTGCGCGGTACGCGACTTGTTGCGGCCGGTGGCGAGATACGTCCGCAGCACCGGAAGCAGCTCCGACTCCGCGTCCGCCCCGCACAGCAGCCCGTCCAGCTCCCGCTCGGCGAACGACTGGACGTGCGGGTCGTCCCGCAGCAGCCGGACCAGCCCGCGCAGATGTACGTCCCGCAGCCGCACCACGACCGGCAGGTCGAGTCCGGCTGGGCTCTCGGCGACGGCGTCGGCCACGTGCCGGGCCTCGCGCAGTCCGGCGGGCACGTCGTCCCACCCGGTCCGCGCGTCCGCCGCCGCGACGACGACCGCCTTGCCGCCGTCCGCCGAGCCGCCACCGGATTCCGTACGCAGCCGGGTGGCGAAGTGGGCGGCGAGGGCTTCGGCGTCCTGGTCCCTGGCCAGGCTCAGCAGTACGGCGACGACCCCGTCGGCCAGTTCGGCGACGAGTCCGGGGAGCCCCAACAGACGCAGTACGCGGTCGAGTTGGGCCGCCTCCGTGTCCCGTACGACCAGGGGCACGAACGTCCGGCGGTTGACCGGCAGTCCGGCCGCCCGGGCCCGGGGCAGCAGTTGGCGGGCCGGTACGACTCCGGAGACGAGGTCGGTGAGCAGGCTCTCGGCGGACTGCTCCTCCCAGGAGTGCACGGTGCCGCCGAGCATGCGGTGCAGGACCAGTGCCTCGGCCCCGCGGTCGGCGAGCAGCCGTCCGGTTGCGGCATCGCCGCGGTAGCCGCACAGCACGATGCGGCCCCAGCGCTCACCGCGTCCGCCCAGCTCGGCACGGACCCAGCCGTCGCCCTCGCTCCCGCCGGCCTGCCGCGCGATGCGCTCCCAGTCGCGCAGCACGTCGTCGACCGCGGACCGCTCCCCCGCCGTGGCGAGGACGCGGTGGGCGAGGTTGGTGACGACGACGGGGCACGCGCTGTGCGAGGCGATCTCGTCGAGCATCCGCTGCAGCGGGGCGCCCGCCGTGATGAGCCCGGTCAGCGCCGTCCGGACGGACTCCGACAGGCTGACGGCCGCGAACTTCCGCCGTACGAGCCGGGACTGGACCTCTTCGGTCAACTCCGCGAAGGGGAACGGGCGGTGCAGGACCACCATGGGCAGCCCGCACCGCTCGGCCGCCCGGCGCATCACCTCTGGCGGGGTCGGGAAGGCCCGGCCGAGTCCGAGGACGACGGCCGAGGCCTCCGCGCGGTGCAGTGAGCGGATGTACTCGGCCTGGGCCTCCGGGTCGCCCGCGAGCAGCACCCCGGTGGTGAGGACCATCTCGCCGCCGCTGAGCATCACGCCGACGTCGGCGGCCTCGGCGACGTGCACCCAGCGCACGGGCCGGTCGAGCTGGCTCGCGCCGGCCACCACCTCGGGTTCCCCGGCGAGCACCCGCTCCAGGGCGAGGACCTGCCGGACCGACAGGGCGGGTTCCAAGGCGGTGGTCATGCGGCCAACCTTCAATCTTGCGTTGCTGAACGCTCTTCGGAGCCGACGCCTCTGCAGAACCGGCTGCTCCTGGGAACCGAGCGCCCCTCAGAACTGAGTGCTCCGCAGAGCGCGTTCCAGGATCGCGGCACCCTCCTCGGCCTCCGCGACGGTGAGCGACAGCGGTGGGGCGATGCGCAGGACGCTGGTGTTGTGGCCACCGCCCTTGCCGATCAGCAGGCCGCCCTCGCGGGCCGCTTCGAGCACGGCGGCGGCCGCGTCCGGGTCGGCCTGGTCGGTGCCGGGCTTCACCAGCTCGACGCCGATCATGAGACCCCGGCCCCGGACCTCGCGTACGCCCGGCAGTTGCGCCGCGATGGCCCGCAGCCGCTCGATGAGCAGGCCGCCGACGCGGCGGGCGTTGCCCTGGAGATCGTGCTCCAGGAGGTACGTGAGGTTGGCGAGGCCCGCGGCCATGGTGATCTGGGTGCCGCCGAACGTCGAGATGGAGTTGGAGTCCAGGCAGTTCATGACCTCGGCGCGGGCGACGACACCGCCGATCGACATGCCGTTGCCGATGCCCTTGGCGAAGGTCAGCATGTCGGGCGGACCGTTCTGGCCGTGCGCCTGCCAGCCCCAGAAGTTGTCGCCGGTCCTGCCCCAGCCGTTCTGCACCTCGTCGGCGATCCAGAGGACGCCACGCTCCTGGAGGACCTCGCGGAACGCCGCGTACAGGCCGTCCGGCGGTGCGGTGAAGCCGCCGACTCCCTGGATGGGCTCGGCGATCAGGGCCGCGGGCGGGCGGACGTGGCCGAGCAGGTCCTCCAGGTCGGCGACGCAGGCCGCGATGAAGCCGGCGTCGTCGAGATCGGCGTACGGGCCGCGGGTGCGGACGCCTCCGTGCACGTACAGCGTCTGGAGGGGCGAGAGGCTGGTCGGCGACCAGCCCTTGTTGCCGGTGATGCCGACCGAGGTGAACGAGCGGCCGTGGTAGCTGTTGCGCATCGCCAGGATCTGGTTGCTGCGGCGGTACGCGGTGGCCAGCAGCAGGGCGGTGTCGTTGGCCTCCGTGCCCGAGGTCGTGAAGAACACGCGCGCGTCCGGGATGCCGGACAGCTTGGCGATGCGCTCGGCCAGGTCGACCATCGGCCGGTTGAGGTACAGCGTGGAGGAGTGGATGATCCGGCCGGCCTGCTCGCTGACGGCCTTCGTCACCTCGGGCAGGGCGTGCGCGGTCATCGTGGTGAGGATGCCGCCGAAGAAGTCGAGGTACTTGTTGCCCTCGGCGTCCCAGACGTGACGGCCCTCGCCGTGGGTGAGCTCGATCGGGTCGGCGTAGTAGACGGCGAGCCAGTCGGGGAGGACGGCCTGGTGGCGCTGGTACAGGTGCTTGGCCGAGCCCACGGAGTCGTCTGTCGTCACGGCTGCACCAGCCCTTCGTACGCGTCGGGGCGGCGGTCCCGGTAGAAGGCCCACTGCTGGCGGACCTCCTCGATCAGGTCGAAGTCGAGGTCCCGGACGACGAGTTCCTCGTTCTTGTCGCTCGCGGTCTCGCCGACGAACTGGCCGCGCGGGTCGACGAAGTACGACGTCCCGTAGAAGTCGTTGTCCCCGTACTCCTCCTCGCCGACACGGTTGATCGCGGCGATGTAGTACTCGTTCGCGACGGCCGCGGCGGGCTGCTCCAGCTGCCAGAGGTGGGAGGAGAGACCGCGGGAGGTCGCCGACGGGTTGTAGACGAGCTGCGCGCCGTGCAGGCCGAGCTGACGCCAGCCCTCCGGGAAGTGCCGGTCGTAGCAGATGTAGACGCCGACCTTGCCGACCGCGGTGTCGAAGACCGGCCAGCCGAGGTTGCCCGGTTTGAAGTAGTACTTCTCCCAGAAGCCCTTGACCTGGGGGATGTGGTGCTTGCGGTACTTCCCGAGGTACGTGCCGTCGGCGTCGATCACCGCCGCGGTGTTGTAGTAGAAGCCGGACTGTTCGACCTCGAAGACCGGGACCACAATGACCATGCCGGTCTCGCGGGCGAGTTCCCGCATACGGGTGACGGTGGGGCCGTCCGGTACCGGTTCCGCCCAGCGGTAGTGCTCCGGCTCCTGGACCTGGCAGAAGTAGGGGGCGTTGAAGACTTCCTGGAATCCGATGATCTTCGCACCCTGACGGGCCGCCTCGCGGGCGTGCTCCTCGTGCTTGGCGACCATGGATGCGGTGTCGCCGGTCCAGGTGGCCTGGACCAGAGCGGCGCGTACGACGTTGGCCATGAGCTGCTCCTTCGACGGGACGTCAGAGAGCTTCTACGCCCGTAGATGATGGGCGTAGAGCCCCGAAAGTAAGCGGAGGCGCTGCGCTGGGCAAGACCATCGTCGTTAACCGGCTGAGTCGATCTTGTTTCCTACCCCTGTGGGTTAGCGGTTGGCCTCCGGCGGTTTGGCGGGGCGCCTACGCGAGGTGGTGGGATCCGGTGTGTCGGCGGGTGCGGGTCGTCGTGGGCTGGTCGCGCAGTTCCCCGCGCCCCTGACTAGGTGGGCCGGAGCCTCGCGACGTGAAACCTTCCCCGGTCCAGGTCGGCTCACGCCGTGTAGCCCGCCACCCTCAGGGCGTGGATCAGGTCCCAGTGGCGTTGTTGTGAGACGTGGCGGGCCGCTTCGAGGAGGAGGGGCATGAGGCGGGGCGGGTCGGTCTCGACGCTGCGGGCGGCCTCTTCGGGGGTGCGGATGCGGACGTACGCGTCGAGGAGGGACCGGACCTCGCGGTGGCGGTCCTCCCCGACTAGGGCCAGTACGGCCTCGCCTATTTCCGGGGCGGGGCGTACGACGCCCTGGCGGAGCATCTGGTCGCCGTCCGCAGTGCGTCCCGCCACCACGAGGGCGTCGGCGGCGGCGACCAGGCGGTCGGCGGGCAGGGAGGCGGCCTCCCAGAGGAGGGTCGCCCAGTCGGCGTCCAGGCCCGCGCGGTGGAGTTCGGCGGCGAGGAGCGGGAAACGGGCGGCGGGCCAGTACGCGGCCTCGACGAGCAGGGCGTGCGCCTCGCCGCTGTGGCCCTCGCGCCGCAGCCGGACGAGCCGCTCGACGGTCTGGACGGTGGTCCGGCGCGCCTCGTCGTCCAGGGGCTCACGCCGCTGCTTCGGCCGGGCGGGCTCCTCGGCGGCTCCGGCGAAGCGGGCCCCGCGCAGTGTGCGCTCCGCGGTGGGCGGCACGGGCATGGCCGGTACGGCGGCCGCGGCGGCGTCCTCCTCCATCATCCCGGCGAACCTGGCGCTGCCGCGCGCACGGCGCTTCGAGCGCTGTTTGGGGGCACGGGCCTTGGAAGGTTCGGGAGGCTCGGGGGCCGCAGTCTCGTCCTCCTGGGCGGCCGTGGGACGCGGGGCGGCCTCGGGAGCGGGTGCCGCGGCCTGCCAGGCGCTCTGTTCGGCCGCCTGCCTGGCTGCCTGTCCTGCGGCCCGGTCCGCGGACGCGTCGCGCCAGAGGTCCGGCCAGTCGTCCTCGTCCGGCGCGGGGCGCTGCGGGCCCCCGCGTCCCGTGGACGGCCCGCCGGTCTCGGCGCCGCTCCGGCCGGCCCGGGGCTCCTCGTCCCAGAAGACATCGGTGCCGACTTCGCCGGGCGGGATGGTCAGTGCTCCCTGGGCCCGGCCGCCCACCGCACGTCGGTCCAACTCGTCCATACGGGAGCGGAGTTCGGCGCAGCGGGCCGTCGCGCGGTCGTGGTCGTCGCGGGCCCAGGCCAGGTCGATGCGGTAGGACTCGGCCTCTTCCCCGCCGGTGGCCGTACGGAGCGAGCGGCCCAGTTCCGAGAGCCGTTCGGCGGCGTAGCGCTGTTCGCGGAGCATGACGTCCAGGCGGTCACCGAGGGCGTCGCGGCCGCCCGGCCGTGCGTCGTACGCGGCGAGCGAGGCGCCGTGCAGTGCCCGCGCCCGGTCGGACTCCTGGGCGGCGGCCCGGTCGCCGTACTCCGCGGCGACGTCCTGGAGGAGCGCCTGCACGACGTCCCAGGGCGGCACCTCCGTGCCGTCCAGACAGGCCCGCATCCCCTCGGGGTCACGCTGCCAGAACACGCCGCACCAGCCGCCGCCCTGGTCGAGCCGGGACAGCAGGCCATTGAGATATTGCGCGAACTCCCGCACCTGGCCCGGGAGTTGTTCCACCGCCATTACCTTCACCCCATGCCAGACTGGAGTACTCCGGTTCGATAGAAAACACCGCTCGTGTTACGGAATGGCTACAACGAGTTTTCGACCCGGACGCAGAGTGCGGTTACCGACCCGGAACGTGACGTGAGGGAGCCCCGGACATGACGGGGTGTCACCTGAGTGTCAGGCCGGGGCGAGCGCACAACTGCCCGCGATCTCGTCCATCGAGAGGCCCAGCACCCGCGCCAGCGCCGCCACCGTGAAGAAGGCAGGGGTCGGCGCACGGCCGGTCTCGATCTTGCGGAGGGTCTCGGCGGAGATGCCCGCGCTCGCGGCGATCTCCACCATGCTGCGGCCGCCGCGGGCCTCACGCAGCAGCTTGCCGAGCCGCTCGCCGCGTTCGTGCTCTTCGGGGGTCAGCGGGGTTCGCACCATAGGCCCACCCTAGTACCGGCGACCGTTATTTGAATAGGCGGGCGGAGGTCACCGCACAGGCCTCGACCGGTATAGTAATTGGCATGGTGGAACTGAAGACGGACACGTCTGTCGACGCGATGTACGAAGCGGGCCAGGTCGTGGCCCGGGCCCTCACGGCGGTGCGGGAGGCCGCCGGCGTGGGCGTCTCGCTCCTGGAGCTGGACGAGGTCGCGCACCAGGTCCTGCGGGACGCGGGCGCGGGCTCCCCCTTCCTCGGCTACCGGCCCTCCTTCGCCCCCGTGCCCTTCCCGGCCGTGATCTGCGCCTCCGTGAACGACGCGATCGTGCACGGCATCCCGACCGGCTACCGGCTGCGCGACGGCGACCTCGTCTCGATCGACTTCGGCGCCGAACTCGGCGGCTGGGTGGGCGACTCGGCGATCAGCTTCGTGGTCGGCACTCCGCGCCCCGCCGACCTGCGCCTCGTCGAGACCGCCGAGCGGGCCCTCGCGGCGGGCATCGAGGCGGCCGTCGTCGGCAACCGCATCGGCGACATCGCGCACGCGATCGGCACGGTGTGCCGATCGGCGGGGTACGGCATTCCGGACGGCTTCGGCGGCCACGGAATCGGCCGCCGCATGCACGAGGACCCACCCGTCCCGAACGAGGGGCGGCCCGGCCGCGGCCTGCCCCTCCGGCACGGCATGGCCCTCGCGATCGAGCCGATGCTCATCGCCGGCGGCACCGACGGGTACCACGCCGCCGCCGACGGCTGGACCCTCCGCACGAACGACGGCACCCGAGCGGCCCACGCGGAGCACACCGTGGCCATCACGGACGCGGGACCGCGCATCCTGACGGCCCGCTGACCGCCCGCCGGCCTCGCGCCGCCCCCTCTATCCGACGGCCCGCGGCCTACGACGCCGGCCGCACCACCATCGCCGAGCCGCCGCCCCGGCGTACGGTCTCGGCCGCCGCCAGCCACTTGCCGTTCGGAAGGCGTTGGACTCCCGTCGCCGCGCCGATCTCCGGATTCTGGCGGAAGCCGTGGCCCAGGGACTCCAGCTGGGCCCTCAACGGGCTGTTCCACAGGCCCGGTTCGAGTTCGGTGGTCGTCTGGTTGCGCTGGCTGGCGCGCGGGGCGGCGATCGCGTCGACGAGCGGGAGGCCCCGGTCGACGAACCCGGTCAGGGTCTGCAGGACCGTCGTGACGATGGTCGCGCCGCCCGGCGAGCCCAGCGCCACCACCGGCTTGGAGTGAGCGTCGAGGACGATCGTCGGCGAGATCGACGAGCGCGGGCGCTTGCCGGGACCCGGCAGGTTCGGGTCGTGCACGGCCGGGCTCGCCGGCGCGAAGGAGAAGTCCGTCAGCTCGTTGTTGAGGATGAAGCCGCGGTCGGGGACGGTGATCCCGCTGCCGCCGGTCTGCTCGATGGTGAGGGTGTACGCGACGACGTTGCCCCACTTGTCGGCCGCCGTCAGATGGGTCGTGTTCTCACCCTCGTACGTCGTCGGCGCGGCCGTGCCGCCGGCCGAGCACGCGGCGGGGTCGCGCGGATCGCCGGGCGCCAGCGGGCTCGTCAGCACCGCGTCGTCCTTGATGAGGCACTCGCGCGAGTCGGCGTACTTCTGCGAGAGGAGTTCCTTCGTCGGTACGTCCTCGAAGGCGGGGTCGCCCACCCAGCGTCCCCGGTCCGCGAAGGCGATCCGGCTCGCCTCGATGAAGCGGTGCAGGTACTGGACGTCCGCGGCCTTCGAAAGGTCGGTTTTCTCAAGGATGTTGAGGGCTTCACCGACTGTGGTGCCGCCGGAGGACGAGGGCGCGATCGAGTAGACGTTCAGTCCGCGGTACGAGGTCTTCGTTGGCGCCTGCCGCTTCGCCTCGTACTTCGCCAGGTCCTTCAGGGACAGGTCACCGGGCCGCGCGTTGTATCCCGAACCAGGGTCCACCGGCGGCTTGTTCACCGTGTCGACGATGTCCTTGGCCAGTGTGCCGCGATAGAGCGCGCCCACGCCCTTGCGGCCCAACTCCTCGTACGTACGGGCCAGATCGGGGTTCTTGAACGTCGAGCCGACCACCGGCAGCGAACCGCCCGGCAGGAACAGCTCGGCCGTGTCGGGGAAGTTCCTGAACCGCGCCTCGTTGGACTCGGTCTGCGAGCGGAACGTGGTGTCGACGGTGAACCCGTCGCGCGCGAGCCGCTCCGCGGGCTTCAGCAGCGATCCGAGCCCCTTGCTGCCCCAGCTGTCCAGCGCCTTCTGCCAGGTGGCGGGAGTCCCGGGCGTGCCCACGCCCAGACCGCTGGTCACGGCGTCGGCGAACGGGATCGGCTGGCCGTTCTCCAGGAAGAGCCCCGAGTCGGCCGTCAGGGGCGCCGTCTCACGGCCGTCGATCGTCCGCACCGTACGGGACTTGGCGTCGTAGTAGACGAAATAGCCACCCCCGCCGATGCCCGACGAGTACGGCTCGGTGACGCCGAGCGCGGCAGCCGTGGCGACGGCCGCGTCCACTGCGTTGCCGCCCTTGCGGAGGATCTCGATCCCGGCGGCCGAGGCGTCCGCGTCCACGCTCGCGACGGCCCCGCCGTACCCGACGGCGACCGGCACCTTCTCCGCCGGGCCCGGGCCGCCCCCGGAGGACCCTGAAGAGGGCGGTGCCGCCCCCACCGACATCACCGCGGCCGAAACCGCCACCACAGCCAGACCCCGCGCGACCGAGCGCCCCATCCGTACCTCCAGTCAACGACCGTCTGCGCAGCGTAACCGCCCCGGCATGGCCGCGTCAGGTCCCTCTCGAACACCGGTGCAGGTGCCCGCTAGCATGCGCGCCCATGAATGACGACGTGCGCAACATCGTCCTCGGCGTGGTCGCGGCCGGCCTCAGCGCCGCGCTCGGCTGGCTCGCCCGTACGTATCTGTGGAAGCGCAAGCTGCGCCGCAAGCAGGCCTTCTTCGGCCTGCCCGACAACTCCGAGTCGCTCCTGGTGGTCAACCGCGAGGCCGGCGGCGCGGAACTCTCGGTGATGCGCCATGACGTCTTCGCGCTGCTCGAACTCTCCGCCCTGATCAAGGACTGCGGCGCCCACGCCCAGGTCATCGCGCACGACGCGGCGCAGCAGGGCTTCGGGGAGCGCACGGAGTTCTGCGTGGGAGGGCCGTCGTCGAACCGCCGCATGGCCGCGCATCTGCACTCGCTGCTGCCGGGCATCCGCGTCAACGTCGACCCCGAACCGGGCCCGGACCGCGGCGCGTTCCAGATCGGCAGCGAGCGCTACCGGCTGGAGCCCGGCAAGGGCGAGTACGTGATCCTCGCCCGGCTCACGGCGGGCAACACGGCACGGCCCGTGTTCCTCTTCTGCGGCCAGCGCGCGATCACCAACCAGGCCGCCACCCGTTATGTCGCCCGCAACCACGAACGGCTGGCCCGCAAGCACGGGAACAACTCCTTCGTGATCCTCCTGAAGGTCGTCAACTCCCAGGCGTACGGGCCGGATGTCGTCGAGCTCGTCGCGGACGTCACTCGCGCCTCACAGACTCCACTGCCTGCGGTTCCAGCACGGAGCAGCCACCGCGCCTCCTAGGTTCCAACACATTTCAACAATCGTTACTCGTGCGTAACTTACCGACGGGTTACCTACGGTAAGGCGGCGAGGTTACCGTCGGGTCACTTTGGCACTTACACGTGTGAGGAGTGACCTATGAATCCAAGGGGCGCGGAGCACCTTCGAATAGGGCGGCGGCGGGTGACGGGTGGGCACCCGCGCAAGGCCCTGCGTACCACCGCCGTAGGTGCCGTCTCGGCGACCCTGATCGCCGGCACGGCCCTCGGGCTCGCCCCCGCCGCCCAGGCGGCGCCCGCCCCCGTCCGGTTCGTCGACATCACCGGGGACGGCGGCACCGTCCTCAAGGCCAACGTCGTCATGCCCGCGAACGCCGACGCCGCCCGCGCCTACCCGCTCATCGTGCTGCCCACGAGCTGGGGCCTGCCCCAGGTCGAGTATCTCGCCCAGGCCCAGAAACTCGCCGACTCCGGCTATGTCGTGGTCAGTTACAACGTCCGCGGCTTCTGGCAGTCGGGCGGAGAGATAGAAGTAGCAGGTCCACCCGACATAGCCGACGCCTCCAAGGTCATCGACTGGGCCCTCGCGAACACCCCGTCCGACGCACGGCACATCGGCATGGCGGGAGTCTCGTACGGGGCAGGCATCAGCCTGCTCGCCGCCGCGCACGACAAGCGCGTCAAAGCCGTCGCGTCACTCAGCGGCTGGGCCGACCTCATCGACTCGATCTACTCGGGCCGCACCCAGCACTCCCAGGCCGCCGCCCTGCTCAACGGGGCGGGACAGATCACCGGCCGCCCCAGCGCCGAACTCCAGCAGATCTTCAAGGACTTCTTCGCCTCCAACCTCGACAAGGAGCCGGAGCTCGTCGCCTGGGGGAAGAAACGTTCCCCCTCGACCTACGTCGACCAGCTCAACAAGAACGGCGCGGCGATCCTGCTCGCCAACGGCTGGGGCGACACGATCTTCCCGCCCAACCAATACGCCGACTTCTACGAGCAGTTGACCGGCCCGAAGAGGCTGGAGTACCGGCCCGGGGACCACGCCACCGCCGAGGCGACCGGCCTGTTCGGGCTCCCGAACGACGTGTGGACGGACACGAGCCGCTGGTTCGACCACTACCTCAAGGGCGTCGACAACGGCATCGACCGTGAGCAGCCGGTTCAGCTCAAGTCCCGTTCCACGGGCGGCTACGAGGGCTACCCGGACTGGAAGTCGGTCGGTGCGACGCGCAAGAAGATCGCCCTCGCGGGCTCCACCACGATCCGCGCGAACGTCAACTCGGGTGCGGACGGCGGGATCATCTTCCTCTCCAGCATCCTGGACCAGCTCGCCCAGCTGCCGCCGGTGGCGTCGATGCCGCTGCTGCCGCGCCGGTACGCCGCGGTCTGGCAGTCGGAGAAGTACGCGAGCGCCCAACGGGTGCGCGGGACAACGAAATTGCACACAACCCTCACGAGTACCAAGGAGAGCGGCACCCTCGTCGCGTACCTCTACGACGTGGGCCCGCTCGGCCTCGGCAAGCTGGTCAGCAACGCGCCGTACACCTTCCACGGGCAGACGCCCGGCAAGCCGTTCGGCGTCGACCTGGAGTTGTTCTCCACGGCCTACGACGTTCCGGCAGGGCATCGGCTCGCCCTGGTGGTCGACACGGTCGACCCGCTCTACATCGAGCACAACCCGACCGGCGCGCAGCTGACCTTCTCCTCGCCCGCGGCCGACCAGTCGTACGTGTCGGTACCGCTGCGCGAGCAGTGATCTCCGGCTGCTGCCGGGCGGGCCATTGCCCCTCGCTACCGCGTGCCCGGCAGCAGCGTCCCTGGTTCGGCCGGGGTGGTGTCCACGGCCTCTGTCCCCATCACCACGGCAGTGAACGGCATATCGTAGTCGAGGTTCGGCGCGGTCGGCCCGTCGGCCCGGAGCGACTCCGCATCGGATCCGGTCACCGGAGTCAACTCCGTTCCGTGGGCGTGGAGTTGGGACGTGAACGAGAGTGACTGCGGGAGTGTGATCATGATCTCGCTCCCGCGCTCAGTGCTTGAGGATCTTTGAGAGGAAGTCCTTGGCGCGGTCGCTGCGCGGGTTGGTGAAGAACTCCTCGGGGGTGCGGTCCTCGACGATGCGGCCGTCGGACATGAAGACGACGCGGTTCGCGGCCGAGCGGGCGAAGCCCATCTCGTGGGTGACGACCACCATGGTCATGCCCTCGCTCGCGAGCTGCTGCATGACCTCCAGGACCTCGTTGATCATCTCCGGGTCGAGTGCCGAGGTCGGCTCGTCGAAGAGGAGCGCCTTGGGATCCATGGCGAGTGCGCGGGCGATGGCCACGCGCTGCTGCTGGCCGCCGGAGAGCTGGGCCGGGTACTTCGGAGCCTGC from Streptomyces sp. NBC_00258 includes:
- a CDS encoding CocE/NonD family hydrolase, whose product is MNPRGAEHLRIGRRRVTGGHPRKALRTTAVGAVSATLIAGTALGLAPAAQAAPAPVRFVDITGDGGTVLKANVVMPANADAARAYPLIVLPTSWGLPQVEYLAQAQKLADSGYVVVSYNVRGFWQSGGEIEVAGPPDIADASKVIDWALANTPSDARHIGMAGVSYGAGISLLAAAHDKRVKAVASLSGWADLIDSIYSGRTQHSQAAALLNGAGQITGRPSAELQQIFKDFFASNLDKEPELVAWGKKRSPSTYVDQLNKNGAAILLANGWGDTIFPPNQYADFYEQLTGPKRLEYRPGDHATAEATGLFGLPNDVWTDTSRWFDHYLKGVDNGIDREQPVQLKSRSTGGYEGYPDWKSVGATRKKIALAGSTTIRANVNSGADGGIIFLSSILDQLAQLPPVASMPLLPRRYAAVWQSEKYASAQRVRGTTKLHTTLTSTKESGTLVAYLYDVGPLGLGKLVSNAPYTFHGQTPGKPFGVDLELFSTAYDVPAGHRLALVVDTVDPLYIEHNPTGAQLTFSSPAADQSYVSVPLREQ